The proteins below come from a single Caulobacter segnis ATCC 21756 genomic window:
- a CDS encoding TMEM175 family protein, with translation MAGDEASDREAGKRLDAFVDAAFAFAVSLLIIASADRTTSIAALWDALGRIPASLGAFALIVMFWLAYRQFGRLVPRRDTLTTLNALAIVFTVLVYVFPLRMLVESGFVWASRGWLSGAEMIRTLSDLRDLFRIYGVGFAVLAGLFASLYLRALRHPDRLGVAPADRADVRASFEIWSLSGGAGLLSAALTFGPMAKTPWLPGLAYWLIPLMIAVRQPIGRWLARKPAPEGAAS, from the coding sequence ATGGCCGGCGACGAGGCTTCTGATCGCGAAGCGGGCAAGCGGCTGGACGCGTTCGTCGACGCCGCCTTCGCTTTCGCGGTGTCGCTGCTCATCATCGCTAGCGCGGATCGGACGACCAGCATCGCCGCCCTGTGGGATGCTCTGGGCCGTATTCCGGCCTCGCTGGGCGCCTTCGCCCTGATCGTCATGTTCTGGCTGGCCTATCGCCAGTTCGGACGGCTCGTACCGCGTCGCGACACGCTGACGACCCTGAACGCCCTGGCGATCGTGTTTACCGTGCTGGTCTATGTCTTCCCGCTTCGCATGCTGGTCGAGTCCGGTTTCGTCTGGGCGTCGCGCGGCTGGCTATCGGGCGCCGAGATGATCCGCACCCTGAGCGACCTCAGAGACCTTTTCCGGATCTACGGGGTCGGTTTCGCGGTCCTGGCGGGGCTGTTCGCTTCGCTCTACCTGCGGGCTCTGCGCCACCCCGATCGCCTGGGCGTCGCGCCCGCCGATCGGGCGGACGTCCGCGCAAGCTTCGAGATCTGGAGCCTTTCGGGCGGAGCGGGGCTGTTGTCTGCAGCCTTGACCTTCGGGCCGATGGCGAAGACGCCCTGGCTGCCAGGCCTGGCCTATTGGCTGATCCCGCTGATGATCGCTGTGCGCCAGCCGATAGGCCGGTGGCTCGCCCGCAAACCCGCGCCTGAAGGAGCCGCGTCATGA